The following coding sequences lie in one Spinacia oleracea cultivar Varoflay chromosome 1, BTI_SOV_V1, whole genome shotgun sequence genomic window:
- the LOC110793504 gene encoding putative pentatricopeptide repeat-containing protein At1g12700, mitochondrial, with product MRMLRHTGNILFLHHFSMYSLFQFRFRNYCIGVNKIDNIVDRQLFINYVREQSKLGFSDLSLPLSIFRQMTSLHPLPSIIDFCLLFTAMSKLKRLQPYSTIIPLSRELELFGVRPDQHSLGILANCYCHLGRVDFGFSLMGKCLKLGFPPNCVTFNTLINGFILCDKLPQANELLNKIINQGFQPSIVTYGALVKGLCRIGRNAGAIKLLERMQSGPLKPCLFMYTMIIESLCKDGLLNKALDLFSNMKSKGVKPDVVIYASLIRGLYKCGSQKEAKRLLCEILESNIAPNVQTFTTLVDMFCKDGSVDEAHAIVEYMTEWGKTADIVTYGALLQGYCLRGRMKDAEKLLDLIAQTGCEADLIILNTMIKGYCKTRNIDKAFDLFQEMFQKGMTPDVVAYTTLIDGFCKARKLLPARKLFKEMQSHGISPNVVTYASLLNGLCKNALPDEAMALLEGMEGNGVKPDIIIYNNLIDSLCEAGRFNDVSNLLSDLSFKGLQPDIKTFNIMIKVFCKKRLMSEATELLTGMEEKGCFPNSLTYNTIIRGFITSNDLSSALYYQDVMVNKGFEADVNTLSLFTGCKSSELA from the coding sequence ATGAGGATGCTTCGCCACACTGGTAACATTCTCTTTCTTCATCATTTTTCCATGTATtctctatttcaattccgtttccgaaattactGTATCGGTGTAAATAAAATCGATAATATTGTTGATCGTCAATTATTCATCAATTATGTTAGAGAACAATCCAAATTAGGGTTTTCCGATCTCAGTCTCCCCCTTTCCATTTTCCGTCAGATGACCTCATTGCACCCCCTCCCTTCAATCATTGATTTCTGCCTACTCTTTACCGCCATGTCGAAATTGAAACGCCTTCAACCTTATTCAACCATAATCCCTCTCTCCAGGGAGCTTGAGTTATTCGGGGTTCGCCCAGATCAGCATTCATTGGGTATTCTTGCTAATTGTTATTGTCATTTGGGTCGTGTTGATTTCGGGTTTTCGCTTATGGGTAAATGTCTTAAGCTTGGGTTTCCCCCTAATTGTGTTACATTTAATACCTTAATCAATGGTTTTATCCTTTGTGATAAGCTGCCCCAAGCTAATGAATTATTGAATAAGATTATTAATCAGGGTTTTCAACCTAGCATTGTTACCTATGGTGCTTTGGTTAAAGGACTTTGTAGGATTGGCCGCAATGCCGGTGCTATTAAATTGCTTGAAAGGATGCAATCTGGTCCTTTGAAGCCTTGCTTGTTCATGTACACCATGATTATCGAGAGTCTTTGTAAGGACGGGTTGTTAAACAAGGCTTTGGACCTATTCTCTAATATGAAAAGTAAGGGTGTTAAACCTGATGTTGTTATTTATGCCTCGTTGATTCGAGGTCTCTACAAGTGTGGGTCTCAGAAAGAGGCTAAGCGTTTGTTGTGTGAGATATTAGAGAGCAACATTGCACCCAATGTTCAGACCTTTACCACGCTGGTTGACATGTTTTGTAAAGATGGAAGTGTTGATGAAGCACACGCCATTGTAGAGTACATGACTGAGTGGGGTAAGACTGCAGATATCGTCACTTACGGTGCATTACTTCAAGGATACTGTTTGCGTGGTCGGATGAAAGATGCCGAGAAGCTACTTGATCTCATTGCCCAAACTGGTTGTGAGGCTGATCTTATAATTTTGAACACTATGATTAAAGGATATTGCAAGACTAGAAACATTGATAAGGCCTTCGACTTATTCCAAGAGATGTTTCAGAAAGGGATGACACCTGATGTTGTTGCCTATACCACTCTTATTGATGGCTTTTGTAAAGCGAGGAAACTCCTGCCTGCACGTAAATTGTTCAAGGAAATGCAATCGCATGGTATTTCTCCTAATGTTGTCACCTATGCTTCATTGCTTAACGGCCTGTGCAAAAATGCTCTGCCTGATGAGGCAATGGCTTTACTTGAAGGTATGGAGGGTAATGGTGTTAAGCCTGATATTATCATTTACAATAACCTAATTGATAGCCTGTGTGAGGCTGGAAGGTTTAATGATGTATCGAATTTGTTATCTGATCTTTCGTTCAAGGGTTTGCAGCCTGATATTAAAACATTCAATATAATGATCAAAGTCTTCTGCAAGAAAAGGCTCATGAGTGAAGCAACTGAATTACTGACTGGAATGGAGGAAAAGGGATGCTTTCCAAATAGTCTAACCTATAATACAATTATTAGAGGATTTATTACCTCC